From a single Mycolicibacterium moriokaense genomic region:
- a CDS encoding NAD(P)/FAD-dependent oxidoreductase codes for MTGDRPKVLVIGGGFGGLFCARRLGRVDVDVTLLDRTACHVFQPLLYQCATGTLSIGQISRSLREEFEHHRNVQTLLGEAVRLDPSARRVTARRPDESQFDLDYDYLVIAAGMRQSYFGNEEFAAWAPGMKTLDDALSIRRRVFAAFEIAESLPAGPERDQWLTFAVAGAGPTGVELAGQIRELATRSLANEFHSIEPEEARVLLFDGGDRVLKSFTPALTDRATRVLEELGVELHFGVHVSDVRRDGVTVSPKDGGPSRDHATRTVLWTAGVEAVPFARHAAEVLGADTDRSGRIAVNADLSVAGHPEVFVIGDLAGRDGLPGVAENAMQGGLHVAASIRRDLDGRGRKAFRYRDLGSAAYISRGHAVLQVGPIKMSGALGWLGWGLIHIAFLTGVRNRFSTVGTWLATIARANRSDRSFILGGSGHPEEPYTWESPVHQGKRSADQ; via the coding sequence ATGACCGGCGATCGTCCCAAGGTACTGGTCATCGGCGGCGGCTTCGGCGGGTTGTTCTGTGCCCGCCGACTCGGCCGGGTGGACGTGGACGTGACGCTGCTCGACCGCACCGCCTGCCACGTGTTTCAGCCGCTGCTGTACCAATGCGCGACGGGGACGTTGAGCATCGGCCAGATCAGCCGGTCGCTACGTGAAGAATTCGAGCATCACCGCAATGTCCAGACGCTCCTCGGTGAGGCGGTCCGGCTCGACCCCAGCGCACGCCGCGTCACGGCCCGTCGCCCCGACGAATCGCAGTTCGACCTCGACTACGACTACCTCGTCATCGCGGCCGGGATGCGCCAGTCTTACTTCGGCAACGAGGAATTCGCCGCCTGGGCGCCCGGGATGAAGACGCTCGACGACGCGCTCAGCATTCGGCGGCGCGTGTTCGCGGCGTTCGAAATCGCCGAATCGCTGCCCGCCGGTCCGGAGCGCGATCAATGGCTGACCTTCGCCGTCGCGGGTGCAGGGCCCACGGGCGTCGAACTAGCCGGACAGATAAGGGAACTCGCGACCCGCTCGCTGGCCAACGAGTTTCACAGCATCGAACCCGAAGAGGCCCGGGTGCTGCTGTTCGACGGTGGCGATCGTGTGCTCAAGAGCTTCACCCCGGCGCTCACCGACCGGGCGACGCGGGTGCTCGAGGAGTTGGGTGTCGAGTTGCACTTCGGTGTGCACGTCTCCGACGTCCGGCGCGACGGTGTGACGGTGAGCCCGAAAGACGGTGGCCCCAGCAGGGATCACGCCACGCGCACCGTCCTCTGGACGGCAGGAGTCGAGGCGGTGCCCTTCGCGCGACATGCCGCGGAAGTGCTGGGCGCCGACACCGACCGGTCGGGGCGCATTGCCGTGAATGCCGATCTGTCGGTGGCCGGGCACCCCGAGGTGTTCGTCATCGGCGATCTGGCCGGCCGCGACGGCCTACCGGGCGTGGCCGAGAATGCCATGCAGGGCGGACTCCACGTCGCCGCGTCCATTCGGCGGGATCTCGATGGGCGCGGGCGCAAGGCCTTTCGCTATCGCGACCTCGGTTCGGCGGCGTATATCAGCCGAGGCCACGCCGTGCTGCAGGTCGGGCCGATAAAGATGAGCGGCGCCCTGGGCTGGCTCGGCTGGGGCTTGATCCACATCGCGTTCCTCACGGGCGTACGCAACCGGTTCAGCACGGTCGGAACGTGGTTGGCGACGATCGCACGGGCCAATCGGAGCGACCGCTCGTTCATCCTCGGCGGATCGGGCCATCCCGAGGAGCCCTACACCTGGGAATCGCCGGTGCATCAGGGGAAGCGCTCCGCTGACCAATGA
- a CDS encoding MmpS family transport accessory protein, whose translation MTRVLRRAWLPILIVAAVAAGALAVSQLRAVFGAHPVVVTPIGAGTAEDTSPKVVVYEVFGSGNSAVINYMDLDGKPQRAPDVPLPWSISLETDAAAASVSLLAQGDGDSITCRVTVDGEVKDERTATGVNAETYCLVKSA comes from the coding sequence ATGACGCGGGTGCTTCGGAGGGCGTGGCTACCGATCCTGATCGTGGCCGCGGTCGCGGCGGGCGCCCTCGCGGTGAGCCAGCTGCGCGCGGTGTTCGGCGCACATCCGGTGGTGGTCACGCCGATCGGTGCGGGGACCGCCGAGGACACCAGCCCCAAAGTGGTGGTCTATGAGGTGTTCGGGTCGGGCAACTCCGCCGTCATCAACTACATGGACCTCGACGGCAAGCCGCAGCGCGCGCCGGACGTTCCGCTGCCCTGGTCGATCTCGCTGGAGACGGATGCCGCAGCCGCGTCGGTGAGCCTGCTGGCACAGGGCGACGGGGACAGCATCACCTGCCGCGTCACCGTCGATGGCGAGGTCAAGGATGAAAGGACCGCAACGGGCGTGAACGCCGAAACCTACTGCTTGGTGAAGTCGGCATGA
- a CDS encoding TetR/AcrR family transcriptional regulator: METSMEADRPLRKDAERNRQRILAAARDLFATRGLEPNLNDIAHHAGVGVGTIYRRFSTKEELLEALFEDAMHQLADLAEEALRQPDSWQGFSWYMERMCEMTATDRGAREIAFSKAYAGERVRAAQERLKPLLAQLVERAQADGHLRADMAPTDMPICGLLSGTVTEFAGHVGGDLWRRYVGLLLDGMRQRDDQEPLPVAALDSDQLDGAMSTWEPAGPCSRMRPSATD, translated from the coding sequence ATGGAGACCTCGATGGAAGCGGATCGCCCGCTGCGAAAGGATGCCGAACGCAACCGGCAGCGCATCCTCGCGGCGGCCCGCGATCTGTTCGCGACGAGGGGCCTGGAACCCAATCTCAACGACATCGCCCACCATGCCGGTGTCGGCGTCGGCACCATCTACCGCAGGTTCTCGACCAAGGAGGAGTTGCTCGAGGCGCTCTTCGAGGACGCCATGCACCAACTCGCCGATCTTGCCGAAGAAGCGCTGCGCCAACCGGATTCGTGGCAGGGCTTCTCCTGGTACATGGAGCGGATGTGTGAGATGACGGCCACTGACCGCGGCGCCCGCGAGATCGCCTTCAGCAAGGCCTACGCCGGCGAGCGGGTTCGGGCCGCCCAGGAACGTCTGAAACCGCTGCTGGCCCAGCTCGTCGAGCGAGCGCAGGCCGACGGCCACCTGCGCGCCGATATGGCACCCACCGACATGCCGATCTGCGGCCTGCTGTCCGGCACCGTCACCGAGTTCGCCGGCCACGTCGGCGGCGACCTGTGGCGGCGTTACGTCGGCCTCCTGCTCGACGGCATGCGCCAACGCGACGACCAGGAACCCCTGCCGGTGGCCGCGCTGGACTCCGACCAGCTCGACGGCGCCATGAGCACCTGGGAACCGGCGGGCCCCTGCAGTCGGATGAGACCGTCGGCGACCGACTAG